A region of Nerophis lumbriciformis linkage group LG26, RoL_Nlum_v2.1, whole genome shotgun sequence DNA encodes the following proteins:
- the rin3 gene encoding ras and Rab interactor 3 has translation MMEASLHSEGNGHADTPQSSPLSPPSIPVPVPSSRPGRPKPPPPTVKTSLLPSRPPPPPFSLPLASKPTSPLPSYPPSPSPSSLPPPLSPKPCSVSPSTFILPEPPPSFVPPPPRSPQALSPSLSSCPNIPTLILPPSPTPPVLSFRDRLVESTSVWLTRGLSREQIGCILEKETAGAFLVQSTEDQNMTLSVRVPENQDASPVQNLNIQEYKTFLHLDGSSLVFDDIYKLVSFYCVSRDILAAPLNLPQAITLAKQREDLEVISALGTDFWTSAMNEKTQGQNLSLDQSHNNYLYINPIALEEKSNKKSKDFADSTEKIKTPQSIISSLRNGNSRMKETLEGKGQIKILPRDSKVLRAPPRPPSSGLGPVMGLLFSPLPLDRMEEEIVEAQDKEGSKSPPPLRPPAPLRPNSSRNSSDGTEKEPKPLIGTKPEGLREEENTLLDEAWNNKYQEVAQQFSPQPLVKRPSPPVPQPRKKPSVFESANQTTGMRVGPPTLASRPDVSPYSPQGATVFGTDLDSGSNSSTEEEDLNQSQDKNSNNTSESRQSKVKRTPTPTFMLDRARTRLSMVLTGLISHDRRLSQRIVELARNPLSYFGNLVNDHRTFTLETMSNHSTSSELLQEIRQMMTQLKSYLLQSTELETMMDPQHQCSKEKLESIVEAALCKSVLKPLREPIYENLERLQFSNGSLKQMAQKQSVVLGSTTTALGVTTAVPETSAMEKISIKFSNLHLEYSPQKKIELLLKACKIIYDSMSVSSPGRAHGADDFLPVMMYVLGRSNLAALMLDVEYMMELMDPALTIGEGSYYLTTTYGALEHIKEFDQQKSAPRQLSREVQDSIQRWERRRTVNLEGLAPNPVQEFLTVFSPEIGRNPKTFAVLPTTSVQQLAEECSARFQQDSYILSVHVDGVLRSPANTELALAVKNQGFIYHPADQSDKPSVRTCPTGPPPRPPTLSNLKNIPDNREAEESLIYW, from the exons GCACGCCGACACTCCCCAGTCCTCACCCCTGTCTCCCCCTTCCATACCCGTCCCCGTCCCCTCCTCAAGACCGGGCAGACCCAAACCACCACCTCCGACCGTGAAGACCTCACTGCTTCCTTCTCGGCCTCCTCCACCGCCCTTCTCGCTCCCTCTGGCCTCCAAACCCACCTCCCCACTGCCCTCTTATCCACCTTCTCCATCTCCATCTTCTCTCCCGCCACCTCTCTCCCCTAAACCCTGTTCTGTGTCTCCCTCCACTTTCATCCTCCCCGAGCCCCCCCCCTCTTTTGTTCCGCCTCCTCCACGCTCCCCCCAAGCTTTGTCTCCATCCCTCTCCTCGTGCCCAAATATCCCTACGCTCATCCTACCACCCTCTCCCACACCTCCAGTGCTGAGCTTCAGAGATCGGCTGGTAGAAAGCACGTCCGTGTGGTTGACCAGAGGACTGAGCCGAGAACAGATTGGATGCATCCTGGAAAAGGAGACTGCAGGG GCGTTCCTGGTCCAGAGCACCGAggaccaaaatatgacactgtcaGTGCGTGTACCAGAGAACCAGGACGCGTCTCCTGTACAAAACCTGAATATCCAAGAGTACAAAACAT TTCTTCACTTAGATGGTTCGTCTCTTGTTTTTGACGACATCTACAAGCTGGTCTCCTTCTACTGTGTCAGCAG GGACATCCTGGCGGCACCACTCAATCTGCCCCAAGCCATTACCTTGGCAAAACAGAGAGAGGACCTGGAGGTGATTTCTGCTCTGGGCACAG ACTTCTGGACATCGGCTATGAATGAGAAGACTCAGGGCCAGAACTTGTCTTTGGATCAAAGCCACAACAATTACTTGTATATTAACCCAATCGCTTTGGAGGAGAAATCCAACAAGAAGTCCAAAGACTTTGCCGATTCCACAGAGAAGATCAAAACACCTCAAAGCATCATAAGCTCTTTGCGTAACGGAAATAGTAGAATGAAGGAAACCCTGGAGGGTAAGGGCCAGATTAAGATTCTGCCTCGAGACTCAAAAGTCTTACGAGCCCCTCCCAGGCCCCCGAGCTCGGGTTTAGGCCCTGTGATGGGTCTCCTCTTCTCACCACTGCCCCTGGACAGAATGGAGGAAGAAATAGTGGAGGCACAGGACAAAGAAGGGAGTAAGTCACCTCCTCCATTAAGGCCCCCTGCTCCTCTCCGGCCCAACTCCTCCAGGAATAGTTCTGATGGAACAGAGAAGGAACCAAAACCTCTAATAGGAACCAAACCAGAAGGATTGAGAGAGGAAGAGAATACACTGCTGGATGAAGCGTGGAACAACAAATATCAAGAGGTGGCTCAACAATTTAGCCCTCAGCCTTTAGTGAAGAGACCGTCTCCACCAGTACCTCAGCCAAGGAAAAAACCATCCGTTTTTGAGAGTGCCAATCAGACTACTGGGATGAGAGTAGGCCCTCCCACCCTGGCCAGCCGGCCAGACGTGTCACCGTACTCTCCTCAAGGGGCCACTGTGTTTGGAACTGATCTGGACTCGGGCTCTAATAGCAGCACAGAAGAAGAAGATCTGAACCAGTCACAAGATAAAAACTCGAA TAACACGTCAGAGAGTCGTCAGAGCAAAGTAAAGAGAACACCAACACCCACCTTCATGTTGGACAGAGCTCGTACTCGCCTGTCCATGGTTTTAACTGGCCTCATCAGTCACGACCGTCGCCTCTCACAACGCATTGTGGAGCTGGCCAGGAACCCTTTGAGCTATTTTGGTAACCTG GTGAACGATCACAGAACATTCACCCTCGAGACCATGTCCAACCACTCCACGTCGAGTGAGCTGTTACAGGAGATAAGGCAGATGATGACACAGCTGAAGAGTTACCTGCTCCAGAGTACCGAACTGGAAACCATGATGGACCCACAGCATCAATGTTCAAAAGAAAAACTGG AGAGCATCGTTGAAGCAGCCCTATGTAAAAGCGTCCTGAAGCCACTGAGGGAGCCTATTTACGAGAACCTGGAAAGACTGCAATTCAGCAATGGTAGCCTTAAGCAAATGGCACAGAAACAG TCTGTAGTTCTCGGCAGTACCACCACGGCCCTAGGAGTTACCACCGCGGTCCCGGAAACCTCGGCAATGGAGAAGATTAGCATCAAATTCAGTAATCTCCATCTTGAGTACTCTCCTCAAAAGAAGATTGAACTCCTGCTAAAGGCCTGCAAGATCATCTACGACTCGATGTCTGTCAGCTCTCCAG GGCGGGCCCACGGAGCTGACGACTTcctgcctgtaatgatgtatgtCCTGGGGAGATCTAATCTGGCAGCCTTGATGCTGGATGTGGAATACATGATGGAGTTGATGGACCCCGCACTAACAATAGGAGAAG GTTCCTATTATTTGACCACCACCTACGGGGCTCTGGAGCACATTAAGGAGTTTGACCAACAGAAGTCAGCGCCACGGCAGCTCAGTCGAGAGGTTCAGGACTCCATCCAGCGTTGGGAGAGACGACGCACAGTCAACCTGGAGGGTTTAGCTCCAAACCCTGTTCAG GAGTTTTTGACCGTCTTCTCTCCTGAAATTGGACGGAACCCCAAGACCTTCGCCGTCCTTCCCACCACCAGCGTGCAGCAGCTGGCTGAAGAATGTTCTGCACGCTTCCAACAAG